GGATTCGTCAAACTCCACGGTCTGATAACTGACATCCCCCACAGTGATGCCGCCATAGCTGAGTGAAAGATTGTCGCTGCGGGGCACCATAACGATATTGGCGCCGAAACGGTCAAGACGATCCTCGACGTCACGGGTCATCGTCTCCGTAATGGATAAAAGACTGACAACAGTGGCAACACCGACGAAAAGGCCAAGAATGAGAAAAATCATCTTGCCCTTGCGCCGCCTCAGGTTATTGAAGGAAATATGATAAAGCTTCACAGGTTAATCCTTTTGCATGCCCCGCATGTGCTGTGAGTGGTCGATCCGGTTCAGGAGAATGGCGTTGAGGCCATTTTTCTCAAATAAGGGGGTGACATTTCGGGCGTCAAAAACGGTCCGGTCAAAAGTAATCACCAGCCGCGTCCCGCCTTTGTCGGTCATTGTCTTCTTTACTCCGGTCTGCCGGCCCAAAGCGGCGACGACGTCGGCAGGCCAGGGGCCGCCATCCTTCAATTTAAAGATGGCATCCTCCAGGTTGCGGCCATTCCACCACGCAACGGATTTGGGAATGACGACAGCGCCGAAGCCGATCAGGATCAGGCTGGAAACCACAACAGCCAAAACCCCCAAGCTGATTCCCCGTTTTCTGACACCCAGTACTTTTTCACGCTTTTCTCTATGTGTTTCCGGATTGTATGGCATAAGATTGTCAGCGCGTCCTTTACTTTTTCTGCAACTGGCAATACCAGCTTTTCTGGTTGATATCCTTCATGCTGATGATCAACTGATCGGTCACAATTTTTCGATCAACACCTACCGGATTGCACCCTCCGGCGATCACATTTATTTTGTCGGAGGCGAATCGCCGGCCGCATTGTTCGCAGACCATAGAGTCACCGTCCTGCACATACCCTTTACCGGCCCGGTAGCACTCGTCACAAGCGTTGATCGCCGCCCGAATGACGCCGTCCCTGCTCTTCAGGACAAAAAAAGTAACCATCGTCCCGTCATTTGCCTTGACTTTAAAGAAATGAGCCTTGCCGTCACTGACATCGGCGACAGGTATCAGGAGTTCACCCTGCTTGGGAGTGAGTACCTTCGTCTTCTGCCAGAACGCCGCATGGCCCGCCGCCGGCAGAAATCCGACGGCCAATACCATTAATGTGATGATAAAATTTTTCTTCATCCCGCAACCTCCATTTTGCCTATTTACCCGCTTCTGATATTAAACAAAGAACATGCCAAAAAAGAGTCGGAGCATTCAGCGCCATAAAATAATTACGAGGTGCCCGGAGAAACACTCTGCAAGCATCTAATAATGAATGATATTAATTTTGCATCAGAAATCTCACACTCTTTGATTTCATCATTTAAGCGACGTTTGATTTCAAAGATATAAGTTGAATGGATCAGGAGATGCAGAATAGTCTGCAGCGCTGTAGACTATTCTGCGTTGGGCTCCCGCAGAGATCGATTATTTCTTGGGAGGGTTGTCAATACCGTATTTTCCAAGCCGATAAAGTAGAACATGACGTAGAACTTTTAGGAAGACCCGATGAGCAACTGACTTTTGCTCTTCATGCCTTTGCCGCATCAGGTTCTTTTTCAGCAGGTCTTCCATATGGATCGGTTATCTCTCTTTTCTAACTAAAAGCACACACCATTCAGAGAGACTTTAAATTCCTTTATACCCTTTTAAAGTCAGATATCCTTGTAGGGTGGGTTTTGTGTTTATAAATGGGTTTGAATTCAAGCTAAATAGAGTCCCCTTCTTTCAGTGTTATCTCCACTTCTTTGAAATAATCATCGGCAGACAGGCCGAGGAAAAATTTGTACGTTCCTGGACGCAGTTGTATCTTTTTCCAAAACATATTTGACACCTTCTCCCGCATCGGGGTTATGACTCGTCTTTCCATCCTCATCTCAGAGCGGCAGGCTTTCATTCTGCCCATCGACAGTTCATACCTTTGCCCATAGATAAGAGGATCAGGCCTAGCGGGGGTGGCATGATTGATTGCTCAAAGCCAAGCAACCTTCAGGCCCTTCCAATCACAGAGATATGCTCGAACGTCATCGACGCAGCAACCTCAATCCATTGAACACGACCAGTAGACTCGCGCCCATGTCGGCGAAGACCGCCATCCACATTGTTGCCTGCCCGGTCAAGGTCAGAACCAGAAACACAGCCTTGATGCCGAGTGCCAGCACGATGTTCTGTGTCAGCACCCGAGCCGTGGCCCGAGACAGGCGCACGAAGGCGGGAATCTTTCGCAGGTCGTCGTCCATCAGCGCCACGTCAGCCGTTTCGATGGCGGTGTCCGTACCGGCAGCACCCATGGCAAAGCCAATATCCGCACGGGCCAACGCGGGGGCATCATTGATGCCGTCGCCCACCATGCCTACCTTGCCGCTATTCCCGTTTATCAGGAGGCTTTCGATCGTTTTGAGTTTGTCTTCAGGCAGTAAATTGCCCCTTGCCTCATCAATACCGACCTCTCGTGCGATTGCTTCGGCCGTATGAACATTATCGCCGGTAAGCATTAATGTTTTCACACCGAGCAAATGCAAGTCGGCGATGGCCTTACGGCTCGTTTCCCGCACTGTGTCGGCAACTGCAAAAATAGCAAGCACCCCGGTCTGGTTAGCCAGTAATACGGCAGTCTTGCCCTGGC
The genomic region above belongs to Deltaproteobacteria bacterium HGW-Deltaproteobacteria-6 and contains:
- a CDS encoding DUF2318 domain-containing protein, with amino-acid sequence MKKNFIITLMVLAVGFLPAAGHAAFWQKTKVLTPKQGELLIPVADVSDGKAHFFKVKANDGTMVTFFVLKSRDGVIRAAINACDECYRAGKGYVQDGDSMVCEQCGRRFASDKINVIAGGCNPVGVDRKIVTDQLIISMKDINQKSWYCQLQKK